One genomic segment of Gemmatimonadaceae bacterium includes these proteins:
- a CDS encoding DUF3052 family protein has translation MGYEAKCRVRVVERGAQREADGTVLLETDELVVRGDARVRVKRADIQRVTRRAGTVTVVVPDVTITLTLDEPAATRWEKKLAEPPKRLIDKLDVKPEAAVLLIGTHDDALRAQLDERTSNVSRANAAKNRDVVFVDVSRPADMTRIARANAAIAENGAIWVVHPKGPNGIADTAIFAKAKELGLTATKVARVSETLTAEKLVRPRVAQTARSRIAV, from the coding sequence GTGGGTTACGAGGCGAAGTGCCGGGTGCGCGTGGTCGAGCGCGGCGCGCAAAGAGAAGCGGACGGAACCGTTTTGCTCGAGACCGACGAGCTCGTCGTTCGGGGCGATGCGCGGGTGCGGGTCAAACGCGCCGACATTCAACGAGTGACGAGGCGGGCTGGAACCGTAACCGTCGTCGTCCCGGACGTGACGATCACGCTCACACTCGACGAGCCTGCCGCGACGCGCTGGGAGAAAAAACTCGCCGAACCACCCAAGCGACTGATCGACAAACTCGACGTGAAGCCGGAGGCGGCCGTCCTCCTCATCGGAACGCACGACGACGCGCTGCGCGCGCAACTCGACGAGCGAACGTCAAACGTCTCGCGCGCGAACGCCGCCAAGAATCGCGACGTCGTGTTCGTCGACGTGAGCCGCCCCGCCGACATGACGCGCATCGCTCGCGCGAATGCCGCGATCGCCGAGAACGGCGCGATCTGGGTCGTGCACCCGAAAGGACCCAACGGCATCGCCGATACGGCGATCTTCGCGAAGGCGAAAGAGCTCGGACTCACCGCCACCAAAGTCGCGCGCGTCTCCGAGACGCTCACAGCCGAGAAGCTCGTGCGCCCGCGTGTCGCACAGACCGCGCGCTCGCGTATCGCCGTTTAG